Below is a genomic region from Microbacterium esteraromaticum.
CACTCCTCGCCGCGGAGGGGATGCCGCCCGTCGAGCCCCTTGGAATCGGCGGCGGTGTTCGCCCAGTCCTCCGCTGTCGCGGCGACGCTCGTGCGCAGGGCGCGCAGCAGCGTGGCGCGCTGGCCGACGGTGAGGTGCGCCCAGGTGCGTGCACCCTGCTGCAGCACCTCGATGTCGGCATCGAGCGCCTGGCGCGTCGCCTCGTCGAGGTCGGCGTCGAGAGTCGTCTGCGGAGTCATCGTCGTCTCCCGGTGGCGGTGGGTCTGGGTCAGATCAGCGCGAGCTCGCGCAGCTTGGTCTCGACGTCGGCGTTGCTCGGCTCGACGTGGTGGCTCGCATCGGGGTAGACGACGACCGGGATGTTCATGCGGCCAGAGATCTCCTTGGCGACGTCGGCGGCGGCGGGATCGGCGACCAGGTCGATGTACGTGTACTCGATGCCCAGCTCGTCGAGCTGCTTCTTGGTGCGGCGGCAGTCGCCGCACCACTCGGCGCCGAACATGGTGATGGTGTCGGATGCAGGGATGCTCATGCCCTCCA
It encodes:
- a CDS encoding glutaredoxin domain-containing protein yields the protein MSIPASDTITMFGAEWCGDCRRTKKQLDELGIEYTYIDLVADPAAADVAKEISGRMNIPVVVYPDASHHVEPSNADVETKLRELALI